A window of Sphingomonas astaxanthinifaciens DSM 22298 genomic DNA:
CTTCTTGCCCATCAGCCAGGCGAGCAGCCCGACCTCGGCGCTCGACAGATATTTGCGGGCGCGCGGCCGCTCGAACTCGCCGAGTGGGAGCGCGGGATTGTCGCGCGCGGCGTCGATCAATCTGGGATGGACGTAGCTCTTGCGGCTGATCGCGGGGGTATTGCCGAGCGCCTCGGCGACCGGCTCGAGCACGGTCTTGAGGCTGATCTTGCGCCGCTCTTCCTCCTGCGCCTCGAGCATCTGCTCGAAGGCGATGACGCTGGCGCCCCAGGTGCGGAAGCTCTTGGCGGTGAAGTCGCCGCCGGTGCCCTCGCGGATATAGTCGTTCACGTCGGCGCTAGTGACCGGGCAGGGCTCGCCATCGTCGGTCAGATATTGGAAAAGGTGCTGGCCGGGCAGGTCATGGACCTTGCTGACGATGCGCTTCAGCCGCGCGTCGGACATCTTGAGCTCGCGGGTGATCCCGTGCTTGCCCTTGAATCGGACCACGAGCTTGCTGCCCGACTTGCGGACATGGCGACTGCGCAGGGTGGTCGCGCCGAAGCTCTTGTTCGACTTGGCATATTGTTCGTTGCCGATGCGGATGTGCTCGGTGTCGAGCAGGCGGACAACCGCGGCCAGCACCGCCTCGCGGCTGGTCGCCTTGGCCTTGAGGTCGGTCTCGACTTTCTTGCGCAGGCGGGGAAGGGCGGCACCGAACTCGATCGTGCCGAGATATTTCTTCTTGTCCCGGCGCGAGGTGAAGCCGGGGTGGTAGCGATATTGCTTGCGACCCTTGGCGTCGCGCCCGGTCGCCTGGATGTGGCCGTTGGGAAACGGGCAGAACCAGGCATCGGTATAGGCAGGGGGGAGCGCGATGGCGTTCAGCCGGTCGATTTCGTCGCGGTCGGTGATCCGCTCGCCGTCGGGGTCGAAATAGGCCCATTTGCCCTTGATCTGGCGGCGGGTGATCCCGGGCTGGTCGTCGGTGCAGTGACGAAGCCGGGTCGGCGGGGGGCTGGGCGCATTCATCTTGCCATGCCCGACGCGAAGCCTAGAGGATTCGTTCCGTGACCGGTCCCGACATCCTCATCATGGCCAGCGACGGCTTCGAGCAGGACGAATTGTTCGTGCCGCTCGAGCAGCTGCGCGCGGCCGGCGCCAATGTCGCGCTGGCGGCACCGGGGATCCTGCCGATCCGCGCGACCGTGCTCGACGATCCGGGCGAGTGGATCACGCCCGACCTGATCATCGCCGAGGTCGCGGTCGAGAACTGGGACGCGCTGCTGCTTCCGGGTGGGCTGATCAATCCCGACCATCTGCGCGCCAACCCCAAGGCGGTGGCGCTGGTCGCGGCCTTTGTCGCGGCGGGCAAGCCGGTCGGCGCCATCTGCCACGGCCCGTGGCTGCTGGTCGAAGCCGATGCGCTGCGCGGACGCCGCGCGACCGGCTGGCCCTCGATCCGCACCGACCTGCGCAACGCCGGGGCGCTGGTCGAGGAGGGGCCGGTGGTGGTCGACGGCGGGATCGTGACCGCGGTCGGTCCGCAGGACAGCGCCGCCTTCGCCGACGCGCTGCTTGCCGCGGCCGTCTCAACCAAAGCCTAACCATTGGCGGCTTATGGCCGCGTCCATGGACGGGAACGGGGACGATCTCATCGGGTGGCTGGCCGACGGGGCGGCGGCGGGCATCCTTGGCGCGGCGCTTGGCGCCTCGCTGCTGCTGCTGGGCTTTCCGCTCGCGGGAGTCGGGACGGCCGCGGCCGGCGGGCTCGCGGCGCTCGCACTGCTGCGACAGGTCAAGCCCGAAGCGCGGCGCTTCCGGCTGCCGGCCTTCGAGCTTCCGCAACCGCTCGTGGACGCCCCCGACATCCTCGAGCTGACCGACATCGCCGAAGAGGTCGCGCCCGCCGAGCCCGAGCCGCTGGAGCTCGAGGACCGGATCGAGCCCGCACCCGCCGAGAGCCGGGTCGTGCAACTGTTCGCGGCTCGTCCGCTGCCGACGCCCGGAGAGCTCCGGCAGCGGATCGAGGCGCATCTCGAGGTGCGGGCCGAGCGGCCCGCGGCCCCGGTGCTCGAACTCGAGGTCGATGCGGCGGCCGCGCTGCGCCAGGCGCTGGGCGACCTCCGCCGCAGCCTCGCCTAGTCGTCGAGGGTCAGCGCGGCGATCTCGACTTCGACCGCGCCGTCGTCACGAACGCGGGGCGGTCCCGCCAGTTCGATGTCGGCGACGAAGCCGCGCGGCAGATCGAACTCGGCATCGCTAAGGCCTGCCAGCCACAGCGCCGCAAAGGCCTCGGCCCGGTCCCCCGATACCACGAAGCTCGCCTCGTGACGCTCGCCCTCAAGGGTCAGCGACTGCCAGTCCGAAGTGGACCAATGGCTAAGAAAAATCCTGTTGCGGTCTTCGCCCGCGCGTTGCAAAAGACAACGCAGGAGGGCGGTCGCATAAGCCGTCATCCGCGGCCGATTCACAGACCCTGCTCCAGATAGTTCCTGACCTTCCGCACCGTCTGCGCCCGCGGTTCGCGGCCCCTGCGCAGATCGAAAACGAACCTCGGATCTCCCATGACTTCTCGTCCGAACCGGGCTGCACTCTGTTCTGACCTGTTAAGAAATCTTTCAACGTCCCGCAGTAAATCCACGTCCTGGCCCCCCGACCAATGACGACTCGGCATCACTGATGTCCCAGTTAATGTCCTACATGTCTAGGTGTTTTCCTATGGTCGATCCGAATTTGCCCGAGCACGACCCGCGCGAGACGCTGCGCCGCCTGTGCGCCGAACGGGGGGAGGATTTTGCCAGCCTGTCGCGGCTGATCGGGCGCAATGCCGCCTACATCCAGCAGTTCATCCGTCGCGGGACCCCGCGCCGCCTGCCCGAGCGCGAGCGCCGGATCCTCGCCCAGCATTTCGGGGTGAGCGAGCAGTTGCTGGGAGCCGAGCCGGTCGCCCCCGCCGGTGAGTTCGTCGTCCCGGCGATGCTGGGACAGGCGGCCCAGCCCGGTCTCGCCTTCGCCCCGGCCTGGCTCAAGCGCCACTTCCATGCGCCCGCGCGCCAGCTTCGCCTGCTGGCGATCGAGGGCGACGCGATGGCGCCGACCCTACAGGCGGGGGACGACGTGCTGGTCGACCTCGGCGACACCGCCGAGCGGCTTCGCGACGGCCTTTACGCGCTGCGGGTCGAGGGGCGGCTGCAGGTGCGCCG
This region includes:
- a CDS encoding DNA topoisomerase IB, translating into MNAPSPPPTRLRHCTDDQPGITRRQIKGKWAYFDPDGERITDRDEIDRLNAIALPPAYTDAWFCPFPNGHIQATGRDAKGRKQYRYHPGFTSRRDKKKYLGTIEFGAALPRLRKKVETDLKAKATSREAVLAAVVRLLDTEHIRIGNEQYAKSNKSFGATTLRSRHVRKSGSKLVVRFKGKHGITRELKMSDARLKRIVSKVHDLPGQHLFQYLTDDGEPCPVTSADVNDYIREGTGGDFTAKSFRTWGASVIAFEQMLEAQEEERRKISLKTVLEPVAEALGNTPAISRKSYVHPRLIDAARDNPALPLGEFERPRARKYLSSAEVGLLAWLMGKKTRRAAKVDAVVKAAKSSPAKVDAVVAA
- a CDS encoding S24 family peptidase, giving the protein MVDPNLPEHDPRETLRRLCAERGEDFASLSRLIGRNAAYIQQFIRRGTPRRLPERERRILAQHFGVSEQLLGAEPVAPAGEFVVPAMLGQAAQPGLAFAPAWLKRHFHAPARQLRLLAIEGDAMAPTLQAGDDVLVDLGDTAERLRDGLYALRVEGRLQVRRLTLHPVRAELTVQSDNPAHADWPGLSAAELDLIGRAVWSGRRLA
- a CDS encoding DJ-1/PfpI/YhbO family deglycase/protease; this translates as MTGPDILIMASDGFEQDELFVPLEQLRAAGANVALAAPGILPIRATVLDDPGEWITPDLIIAEVAVENWDALLLPGGLINPDHLRANPKAVALVAAFVAAGKPVGAICHGPWLLVEADALRGRRATGWPSIRTDLRNAGALVEEGPVVVDGGIVTAVGPQDSAAFADALLAAAVSTKA